The following proteins are encoded in a genomic region of Sorangiineae bacterium MSr12523:
- a CDS encoding nucleotidyltransferase domain-containing protein, which yields MERIAVSQEVLGALDEAQRRVMTNVLAEEETRREHVVVHLSGAHAYGFPSPDSDLDLKAIHVARTEDLLGLEAPPPTFDRAEFIDGVEIDYTSNEVAHALFGILAGNGNFIERVLGRMIAHESPLLSQMRPIVRRALSRRVHRHYRGFALNQRRFLEKEPTAKKLLYVLRTTLTGIHLLATGEVEADLTRLMDRYDLSEARLLVEHKRSGERVGVDVALLDAWQPRIDALFQTLDTVRDTSPLPEEPPNTEEIRSWLLHVRKERFSG from the coding sequence ATGGAACGAATAGCGGTTTCCCAAGAGGTGCTCGGAGCCCTCGATGAAGCGCAGCGGCGGGTGATGACCAACGTGCTCGCCGAAGAAGAAACGCGGCGCGAGCACGTGGTCGTTCATTTGAGCGGAGCCCACGCCTACGGGTTCCCCTCGCCCGACAGCGATTTGGATCTCAAGGCCATTCACGTGGCCCGCACGGAGGATTTGCTGGGGTTGGAGGCCCCGCCGCCCACGTTCGATCGCGCGGAATTCATCGATGGCGTGGAAATCGATTACACGTCCAACGAGGTGGCGCATGCCTTGTTCGGGATTCTCGCCGGCAATGGCAACTTCATCGAGCGCGTGCTCGGCCGAATGATTGCGCACGAATCCCCTTTGTTGTCCCAAATGCGTCCCATCGTGCGCAGAGCCCTGAGCCGGCGCGTGCATCGCCACTACCGCGGCTTCGCGCTCAACCAACGGCGCTTTCTGGAGAAGGAGCCCACGGCGAAGAAGCTTCTCTACGTCCTCCGTACCACGCTCACGGGCATTCACCTGCTCGCCACCGGCGAGGTCGAAGCCGATCTCACGAGGCTGATGGATCGCTACGATCTTTCGGAGGCCCGGCTCCTGGTCGAGCACAAACGTTCCGGCGAGCGCGTCGGCGTCGACGTGGCGCTGCTCGATGCGTGGCAGCCGCGCATCGATGCATTATTTCAGACGCTGGATACCGTGCGCGACACCAGCCCACTTCCGGAGGAGCCCCCCAATACGGAAGAGATTCGTTCGTGGCTGCTGCACGTACGCAAAGAGCGATTTTCGGGATAG